A section of the Streptomyces sp. NBC_00178 genome encodes:
- a CDS encoding ester cyclase encodes MGTDAVELARGLFRILETGDAALAAQVVADDFHNREAAVAPAACSIPGPAGVLASGAWMRSAFSDLRFPILEAVEGDGQVWVRLRMQGRHTGAFVRFDEGSLDQAIPPTGHEIDFEQIHVLDLRDGKVVRHEAVRDDITMLGQLGVFPPAPATAMRMVGWKVSGRASRAAAQVTAQAAEAAALVNRPV; translated from the coding sequence CGAAACCGGTGACGCGGCTCTCGCCGCTCAGGTGGTGGCCGACGACTTCCACAACCGTGAGGCTGCCGTCGCACCTGCGGCCTGCTCGATCCCCGGGCCTGCCGGTGTGCTCGCCTCGGGTGCGTGGATGCGCTCGGCGTTCAGCGACCTGCGCTTCCCGATCCTGGAGGCGGTGGAGGGTGACGGGCAGGTCTGGGTCCGGCTGCGTATGCAGGGCCGCCACACCGGGGCCTTCGTGCGGTTCGACGAGGGTTCGCTGGACCAGGCCATCCCCCCGACGGGGCACGAGATCGACTTCGAGCAGATCCACGTGCTCGATCTGCGTGACGGCAAGGTGGTCCGGCACGAGGCCGTGCGCGACGACATCACGATGCTGGGGCAGCTCGGCGTCTTCCCGCCCGCTCCGGCGACGGCGATGCGGATGGTCGGCTGGAAGGTGAGCGGACGCGCGTCCCGGGCGGCGGCGCAGGTCACGGCCCAGGCGGCCGAGGCGGCCGCCCTCGTGAACCGCCCCGTCTGA